The Bacteroides fragilis NCTC 9343 genome includes the window TCGCGGGTTCGATATTGAGAATACCTATCGGGTGGAGTTCGATTACCTGACAGAGAAAAGTCCCGACTACATAGCCAACCGTACGGATGAGGAAGCACATGCAGATATGCGTGAGTTACTGGATCGCCTTCGTCGTCGTCCCGGAGTCGAGGCGGTGAGTATGTCGCAAAATTCTTTCCCGTACAACGGAAGTAACAGTGGGATGGACGTACGCCTGGATACCATGGAGAGCAAGTACAACATCCGTCGTTGGGTGACGCCCGACTTCTTCCGTGTTTTCCGTTATCAGGGAGCTAACGGAGAAACTCCGGAACAATTAGCTGCTCTGTTGAAGGAGGGTACTTTTATGGTATCGCGTAATGTGTTCGAGTCACGTTATAAGATTGATCTGAAAGACTATGTAGGCAAAGAGTTTTGTCTGGATCAGGATACTGCCCATTTATCCAAATTGGTGGCAGCGCTCCAAGTGGTCCGTTATGATGATTTTTCCTCCGGTGCTTATAGCCGGTCCGCAGTCATCTTGTTACCGGAGAATCGGTTGGCTTCGGGCAATGAAATCTGTTTGCGTACGAACAAAAACGAATCTGCCGCCTTTGCCGAACAATTGATGAAGGATGCCCCCTCCCAGTATCGGGTGGGCAATCTTTTTCTGACTAAGGTAAGTTCATTCCGGGACATACGGCATACGTTCCAGTTGGACGATGTGAATACTTTACGTAACTATCTGGTAGGTATGGGCTTTTTGCTGCTCAATATTTTTCTGGGGCTATTGGGAACATTCTGGTTCCGCACCCAGCAGCGTAAAGGTGAGATGGCGCTGATGATGGCAGTAGGAGGGAGTAAGCAAAGCGTATTCTTTCGTTTGCTGAGCGAAGGTTGGCTGATGCTTCTTCTGGTTACTCCGTTGGCTATTGGTGTCGATTTCTATATCGCAAAGAGTGAACTGACACCTTCGTGGTACTTTTCTACTTTTTCTGTCGGTCGCTTTATGTTGTGCGAAGGCATCACGTTACTGTTGATGGCACTGATGATCCTGGCAGGTATCTGGTTCCCGGCCCGTCAGTCTATGAAAATCCAGCCGGCGGAGGCATTGCACGAAGAATAAAAGCTTATCGCAATATTTTATCATCTATCTGCGTTGTTTTCAAGATTATAACGTATATTTGCGTTCACAATCCTGATACAACGCAGATTTTTGCTATGAACAAACGATTATATACTATATTTCTTATATCTGTCTTCTTATTACTCCCGGGATTTTCCACTGCTGCGGAACGTATTTATAATGTTCTCTTCGTTCAGTCGTATGCTCCGGAAACACCTTGGCATAATGACTTGGTCCGGGGGTTGAAGGACGGTTTCGGTGAATCGGGATTGAAAGTGAATATTACAACCGAATTTCTGGATGCCAATTTCTGGACTTATCAATCCGAAAAGCTGATTATGCGTCGTTTTTGCGAACGGGCCCGTGAAAGGGGAACAGACTTGATTGTTACCGTCAGTGATGAGGCTTTTCATACTTTACTGACATGCGGAGACTCGTTAGCCTTGCAGTTGCCCGTTGTCTTTTTTAATATAAAATATCCGGAAGGCAGCCTGATCGATTCGTTACCCAATGTGTGTGGATATACGGCGAATCCCGATTTCGGAGAATTACTGAGGCAGGCGAGTCGCCTTTTTCCTACCCGGACGGAGGTGGTCTGTATCTCCGACAACAGCCTGCTGAGTTCGAAAGGGAAAGATGATTTTATGAACGAATGGGAAGGCTTTGTGGAGGAGCATCCGGAATATACGGTGACCTTTTATAATTCGCAGACCGATACAACCAATAAAATTATTGCTTCTACCTGCTATCCCCGCAATACACATAAGACATTGATCATCGCTCCTAAGTGGTCGTCTTTTATGTCCTTTATCGGTCGTAACTCAAAAGCGCCTTTCTTTTCGTGCGAGAACCTTGCGTTGACTAATGGTGCCTTTGGCGCGTATGATGCCGATTCGTATGCTTCGGCGCATGAAGTAGGGCGGACGGCCGCCGATGTGCTGCGTGGCAAATCTCCCTCGGAAGTGGGAATCATTGAATCTCCTTTGAAGTTTATGTACGATTTCAAGCAGCTTGTGTTTTTTAAGGTAGATCCCAAGCAGGCGAGTGCTATCGGCGGAACCATTATTAACGAGCCATACATGGAGAAATATCGTATGCTGTACATCTTGTTGTATAGTTCGATATTGGCTTTACTGGTGTTCCTGATAGTGTGGTTGTATCGTATAAACCGTCGTGAATCCCGCCGTCGCATCCATGCCCAGACCCGCCTGCTGATACAAAACCGGTTGGTGGCCCAACGTGATGAATTTGATAATGTGTTTCATTCCATCCGTGATGGTGTGATCACTTACGACACCGATTTCCGTATTCATTTTACCAATCGTTCTTTATTGAAGATGCTGCATTTGCCCAAAGATGAAGCCGCTCGACCTTACGAAGGCTTGCCGGCAGGCAGTATTTTTAAGATCTACAATAATGGTAAAGAGATTCTCCGTCCTATGCTCAAGCAAGTGGTGACTGAAGAAAGCAGCGTAGTCATTCCGGAAAATTCATTTATGCAAGAGGTGCACAGTGGAAGTTATTTCCCGGTTTCAGGAGAGGTTGTTCCTATCCGTGCACATGGAAAAATTACGGGAATGGCTCTCTCTGCCCGTAATATATCGGATGAAGAGATGCAGAAGCGTTTTTTCAGTATGGCGGTAGACGAGAGTTCTATCTACCCTTGGCAATATAATATCCGCACCGGCCTGTTTACTTTCCCTGCGGGCTTTCTGACACGTTTTGGTTTTGCGGAAAATAAGACTACCATTTCACGTGGCGAGATGGACCGGATGATTCATCCGGACGATCAGGAATCGGCATATGAGATTTTCAACCGGGCACTGGCGGGCCTCAGTCAGAGTACGCGTATGAGTTTCCGTCAGCTTAGTGGTGACGGTAATTATGAGTGGTGGGAATATCGGACGTCGGTGCTTGCAGGATTGACAACAGATACGCCCTACAGTATTTTGGGAGTATGCCAGAGTATACAACGCTATAAGACAACCGAAGAGGAATTAACCGCAGCGCGTGATAAAGCACTTCAGGCGGATAAATTGAAATCGGCTTTCCTTGCCAATATGAGTCATGAGATACGTACGCCGCTGAATGCGATTGTAGGTTTCTCTGATTTGTTGAGCGATACCAGCGGGTTTACCGAAGAAGAGGTTAAGCTATTTATAGAGACTATCAATAAGAATTGCGGACTGTTGCTGGCACTTATCAATGATATTCTCGATTTGTCCCGTATAGAATCCGGCACAATGGATTTTCAGTTTGCCGGTCACAATCTTCCGTTATTGATGAAGAATGTATACGATTCACAGCGTTTGAATATGCCTCCGGGAGTGCAGCTGGTGCTGAAGTTGCCGGAGAATAGCAAAAAGTATCTGGTGACGGATAATGTCCGCCTCCAACAAGTGGTAAACAACTTGATCAACAATGCCGTTAAGTTTACGACCCAAGGTTCGATTACATTCGGATATACCGAAGAAGAACCCGGCTACACTTCTCTTTTTGTCGAAGACACCGGAAAAGGTATTTCGGAAGATGGATTGAGGCATATCTTTGAACGTTTCTATAAGGTAGATAGCTTTACTCAGGGTGCGGGGCTCGGACTGAGTATTTGCCAGACTATCGTAGGACGTCTGAACGGGACGATTACCGTCACTTCAGAAGAAGGGCACGGAACCCGTTTCACTGTCCGCCTTCCGGATATTTGCGAATAATGATACCGGAGGACGTCCGTCTCCGAACAAACTGTTCATTTTCGGACAGCAGAAAGAACGATGGACGATAAGCGGTGAACGATAAACAGTGAATGATGAGTGGTGAACGATAAGCGATGAACGATGAATGAAGAGCGGTGAACGGAGGGAACGGACGGTGGATGTTCCTGATGCTAAAAGATCAGTAGCCGCTACCTTTCACCGGAGGGTGTATCCCTCTCTTTTCTGTTCATTTACAGCGTGGTTACCCGTCCGAAAGAGGCTGCTCCATTATCGTTTTTCCTATTTTGCATCCATCGTTTCTTTCCCTATACCCTTTCTCTTTTCCCGTTTATTTTCCCTTTTACTCCCTCAACCTCCCTTACTCATTGCTCCTTGTTTCGTGTTCCCGTTTTCCCGGTATTCACTTTTGGCACGGGGTTTGCTTTTCAGCCGGTAAATAAACGAATATTATATGAAACGATACTTTCTACTTTCTGCTTTTGCATTTTGCTCGTTGGCGCTGAGTGCGCAGGAAACGCAGGAAATCACCTTGAATGAAGCCATTGCACTGGCACGAACACAGTCTGTAGATGCAGCAGTAGCTCTGAATGAGCTGAAGACAGCTTATTGGGAGTACCGCACGTTTCGCGCCGATCTTCTTCCGGAAGTAAATTTCAGCGGTACATTGCCCAGTTACAGCAAGCAGTATAACAGTTATCAGAATGAAGACGGCTCTTACTCGTTTGTCCGCAGTAATAAGTTAGGATTGAACGGTGCTTTGTCTATCGACCAGAACATCTGGTTTACGGGAGGTAAAGTTTCATTGTCCTCTTCACTCGACTTTATGAAACAGTTAGGTTCCGGAGGAAGCCGGCAGTTCATGTCTGTCCCTATCGCCCTTCAACTGACTCAGCCCATTTTCGGAGTAAACAACCTGAAGTGGAACCGCCGTATCGAACCGGTGCGTTACGAAGAGGCGAAAGCCGCTTTTATTACTGCGACGGAGACGGTGACCATGAATGCGATCACTTACTTCTTCAATTTGCTGTCGGCAAAGGAGACACTGGGCACTGCCCGACAGAATCAGGTGAATGCCGACCGTTTGTACGAGGTGGCCGGGGCTAAACGAAAAATGGGTCAAATCTCAGAAAATGAACTTCTGCAACTGAAGCTTGCCGCCCTGAAAGCCCGGGCTGCCGTGACGGATGCAGAAAGCAATCTCAATGCCCATATGTTCCGTTTGCGCTCTTTCCTGGCCATAGGAAACGACCTGATACTGGAACCTGTGGTACCGGAATCGGCTCCCAACCTAAAGATGGAATACAACCAAGTGCTGAACAAAGCACTGGAACGCAATTCGTTTGCCCACAATATTCGTCGTCGTCAGTTAGAGGCCGAATATGAAGTTGCAACAGCCCGGGGAAATCTCAGGAGCGTCGATCTTTTTGCCAATGTAGGTTATACGGGACTGAATAAAGACTTATCTCCTGCCTATCACAATTTGCTAGACAATCAGGTGGTTGAGGTCGGTGTTAAAATTCCAATCCTCGACTGGGGCAAACGCCGTGGAAAAGTGAGGGTAGCCAAGAGTAACCGGGACGTTACCCTGTCCAAGATAAAGAAGGAACAGATGGATTTCGATCAGGACATCTTCCTGCTGGTCGAGCATTTCAACAATCAGGCACAGCAGCTTTCCATAGCCAATGAGGCCGATAAGATTGCGCAACAGCGCTATAAGACGAGTGTCGAAACATTCCTGATCGGTAAGATCAATACACTCGATCTGAACGACGCCCAGAACTCGAAAGACGATGCGCGCCAAAAACATATCAACGAACTGTACTGGTATTGGTATTACTATTATCAACTCCGTAGCCTGACGTTGTGGGATTTCCAAAACAATACTCCCCTGGAAGCTGATTTTGAAGATATTGTAAAAAAATAATTGTGTGTTTGTTCTTTTTAAACAGGAGGGCTGTTGGTTTCAGACCAACGCCTCTTTGGTTTTAAACCAAGAGGTCTTACCTTTTAAACCAACGTACCTTTGGTTTTAAACCAAAAAAGAGTAGTTTTGCAACTCAAAAATTGATGCCTATGCTTTTAATTATAGATGATGATAGCGGGGTCCGCTCTTCCCTGAGTTTTATGCTGAAACGCGCCGGTTATCAGGTAATTGCAGTGACCGGCCCGCGTGAGGCGATGGAAGTAGTTCGTTCGGAAGCTCCTTCTCTGATCCTGATGGATATGAATTTTACACTTTCCACTTCCGGTGAAGAAGGATTGACGCTTTTAAAACAAGTAAAGGTTTTTCGTCCCGATGTCCCGGTCATTCTGATGACTGCCTGGGGCAGTATACAGTTGGCTGTACAAGGGATGCAGGCCGGTGCATTCGACTTTATCACGAAACCCTGGAATAACGCTGCTCTGTTGCAGCGCATCGAGACGGCACTCGAACTGACTGCCACTCCCAAAGACACTCCGCAAGAGCAAAGCGGAACACTCAACCGGAGCCATATCATAGGCAAAAGCCGTGAGTTGATGGAGGTATTGAATACGGTAGCACGTATTGCTCCTACCAATGCTCCCGTATTGATCACGGGTGAAAGCGGAACGGGTAAAGAACTGATAGCCGAAGCCATCCATATCAATAGCCAACGTGTCCGCCAGCCTTTTGTAAAAGTCAATCTGGGAGGAATTTCGCAGAGCCTTTTCGAAAGTGAAATGTTCGGTCATAAAAAAGGTGCGTTTACAGATGCCACTGCCGACCGTATGGGGCGTTTTGAAATGGCGAACAAAGGAACTATTTTTTTGGATGAAATCGGGGATCTCGATCCGTCGTGCCAGGTAAAGCTGCTGCGGGTATTGCAGGACTAGACCTTTGAGGTGTTGGGAGACAGTCGCCCGCGTAAGACGGATATCCGGGTGGTTTCGGCTACGAATGCCGACCTGAGTAAGATGGTGAGCGAACACACTTTTCGTGAAGACCTGTTCTATCGTATCAACCTGATAACCGTAAAACTGCCTGCACTGAGAGAACGCAGAGAAGATATACCATTGCTTGCCAGACACTTTGCCGACCGTCAGGCGGAGATTAACAATCTGCCCCGTACAGAATTCTCGTCGGATGCGTTGAACTTCCTGAGCCGTTTACCTTTTCCGGGCAATATCCGTGAATTGAAGAACCTGGTAGAACGTACGATTTTGGTCAGCGGGAAGGAAGTGTTGGATGCAATCGATTTCGAGAACCAATACCAACGTCATGACGAAAGTGTGGCAACTTCTTCTTCATTTGCGGGAATGACCTTGGATGAAATTGAAAAGCAAACGATTCTTCAGGCACTGGAACGCTATAAAGGAAATCTCAGCCAGGTGGCTACCGCATTGGGCATCAGTCGTGCAGCATTGTATCGCCGTTTGGAGAAATATGATATCGGTGATAAGTAACCCGTTGCTTATCATGGTCCGTTAATCGTTAATCATCAATCACATGTCAGTAAAGGGATTCTTCTTCATACTTGTTTTCTTCTTGGTCGCTATCATGGGTTTTCTGATTTATATATCCGAAACCGTTGTCGTGAAGTATCTCTATATTGCCGAAGCATTGATGCTGCTCCTGATGCTGTATCTTATTTTGTTTTACCGGAAAATCGTGAAACCGATGAACACCATCGGCAGTGGTATGGAACTTCTCAGAGAACAGGACTTCAGTAGCCGGTTAAGCCATGTGGGGCAGCAGGAGGCCGACCGTGTGGTAAATGTTTTCAATCGCATGATGGAACAACTGAAAAACGAACGGCTGCGCTTGCGAGAACAGAATCATTTTCTCGACCTGATGATTAATGCTTCCCCCATGGGCGTTATTATCATGACGCTGGACGAAGAGGTATCTCAACTCAACCCCATGGCGATGAAGATGATGGGAGTCCGTCCGGAAGAAGCCGAGGGCAGGAAATTGTCGGAAATCGATTCTCCGCTTGCCTTGGAATTGGCCGCCATTCCGAATGGAGAAACCAGCACCGTCCGGCTGAACGACTCGAGTATCTATAAATGCACCCACTCTTCATTTGTGGACCGCGGCTTCCAGCATCCTTTCTATCTGATGGAAGGATTGACCGATGAAGTGATGAAAGCTGAAAAGAAGGCATACGAGAAAGTGATCCGTATGATTGCGCATGAGGTGAATAATACAACAGCGGGCATCACTTCCACATTGGATACGGTAGAGCAGGCATTGTCCGAGTCGGAAGGTATGGAGGATATTTGCGATGTGATGCGCGTATGTACCGAGCGTTGTTTTTCTATGAGCCATTTCATTACCCGCTTTGCC containing:
- a CDS encoding FtsX-like permease family protein — protein: MNKKLLKQIVNERRSNSWLFIELLLVSIVLWYVVDYMFVTLYTYFEPRGFDIENTYRVEFDYLTEKSPDYIANRTDEEAHADMRELLDRLRRRPGVEAVSMSQNSFPYNGSNSGMDVRLDTMESKYNIRRWVTPDFFRVFRYQGANGETPEQLAALLKEGTFMVSRNVFESRYKIDLKDYVGKEFCLDQDTAHLSKLVAALQVVRYDDFSSGAYSRSAVILLPENRLASGNEICLRTNKNESAAFAEQLMKDAPSQYRVGNLFLTKVSSFRDIRHTFQLDDVNTLRNYLVGMGFLLLNIFLGLLGTFWFRTQQRKGEMALMMAVGGSKQSVFFRLLSEGWLMLLLVTPLAIGVDFYIAKSELTPSWYFSTFSVGRFMLCEGITLLLMALMILAGIWFPARQSMKIQPAEALHEE
- a CDS encoding sensor histidine kinase: MNKRLYTIFLISVFLLLPGFSTAAERIYNVLFVQSYAPETPWHNDLVRGLKDGFGESGLKVNITTEFLDANFWTYQSEKLIMRRFCERARERGTDLIVTVSDEAFHTLLTCGDSLALQLPVVFFNIKYPEGSLIDSLPNVCGYTANPDFGELLRQASRLFPTRTEVVCISDNSLLSSKGKDDFMNEWEGFVEEHPEYTVTFYNSQTDTTNKIIASTCYPRNTHKTLIIAPKWSSFMSFIGRNSKAPFFSCENLALTNGAFGAYDADSYASAHEVGRTAADVLRGKSPSEVGIIESPLKFMYDFKQLVFFKVDPKQASAIGGTIINEPYMEKYRMLYILLYSSILALLVFLIVWLYRINRRESRRRIHAQTRLLIQNRLVAQRDEFDNVFHSIRDGVITYDTDFRIHFTNRSLLKMLHLPKDEAARPYEGLPAGSIFKIYNNGKEILRPMLKQVVTEESSVVIPENSFMQEVHSGSYFPVSGEVVPIRAHGKITGMALSARNISDEEMQKRFFSMAVDESSIYPWQYNIRTGLFTFPAGFLTRFGFAENKTTISRGEMDRMIHPDDQESAYEIFNRALAGLSQSTRMSFRQLSGDGNYEWWEYRTSVLAGLTTDTPYSILGVCQSIQRYKTTEEELTAARDKALQADKLKSAFLANMSHEIRTPLNAIVGFSDLLSDTSGFTEEEVKLFIETINKNCGLLLALINDILDLSRIESGTMDFQFAGHNLPLLMKNVYDSQRLNMPPGVQLVLKLPENSKKYLVTDNVRLQQVVNNLINNAVKFTTQGSITFGYTEEEPGYTSLFVEDTGKGISEDGLRHIFERFYKVDSFTQGAGLGLSICQTIVGRLNGTITVTSEEGHGTRFTVRLPDICE
- a CDS encoding TolC family protein — protein: MKRYFLLSAFAFCSLALSAQETQEITLNEAIALARTQSVDAAVALNELKTAYWEYRTFRADLLPEVNFSGTLPSYSKQYNSYQNEDGSYSFVRSNKLGLNGALSIDQNIWFTGGKVSLSSSLDFMKQLGSGGSRQFMSVPIALQLTQPIFGVNNLKWNRRIEPVRYEEAKAAFITATETVTMNAITYFFNLLSAKETLGTARQNQVNADRLYEVAGAKRKMGQISENELLQLKLAALKARAAVTDAESNLNAHMFRLRSFLAIGNDLILEPVVPESAPNLKMEYNQVLNKALERNSFAHNIRRRQLEAEYEVATARGNLRSVDLFANVGYTGLNKDLSPAYHNLLDNQVVEVGVKIPILDWGKRRGKVRVAKSNRDVTLSKIKKEQMDFDQDIFLLVEHFNNQAQQLSIANEADKIAQQRYKTSVETFLIGKINTLDLNDAQNSKDDARQKHINELYWYWYYYYQLRSLTLWDFQNNTPLEADFEDIVKK
- a CDS encoding sensor histidine kinase, which produces MSVKGFFFILVFFLVAIMGFLIYISETVVVKYLYIAEALMLLLMLYLILFYRKIVKPMNTIGSGMELLREQDFSSRLSHVGQQEADRVVNVFNRMMEQLKNERLRLREQNHFLDLMINASPMGVIIMTLDEEVSQLNPMAMKMMGVRPEEAEGRKLSEIDSPLALELAAIPNGETSTVRLNDSSIYKCTHSSFVDRGFQHPFYLMEGLTDEVMKAEKKAYEKVIRMIAHEVNNTTAGITSTLDTVEQALSESEGMEDICDVMRVCTERCFSMSHFITRFADVVKIPEPRFTPTNLNDLAFTCKRFMEGMCNDRNIRLQLICDESLDDVKLDASLFEQVLVNIIKNAAESIGQDGQIIIRTSLPTAIEVVDNGPGISKETEAKLFSPFFSTKPNGQGIGLIFIREVLSRHGCTFSLRTYADGLTRFRILFP